The genomic window GCCCACGGATTGATTCAAAGAAACACCCAGATTAGCATTTTAATCGCTCCCAAGGACGTGCACACTTTGCTTGTATCTTGAAGTGCGACACAAGACTTTTTCTTCTGTTAAGCGTGCCAGCAGTATCAAGGTTTAACAAAAGTTGTGAGAATCTTGATGATAATACGTGCAGACAAAATCAGCCTGGATGTCCGCTTTCGGAATGGTTTCGAAAAATTAGGGAAGCAGATTTGAGCAAACTTGCGAATAAAATCATTTGATAGGTTCCTCTCATGCACCCGGATTCCTCTTCTGGTTCCATTCCAGCGGTTCCAAGGCAAAAAATCGTAAGCCTGGTTTGACTCTTCAACGTCGCGAAGTTTTGCGACGTTTTTCTGACCAGAAAGATTCCCTTGATTTCGGAAACGAACCTCGGTAAACAAGGGTGTTATAGTTAGGGTATAAAAATGTCATGGGTAGTAATTGACCAGAATTTGCCGAAACGAAACCGGAATGGCTAGAGACGACATTGCATTTTTCAAGATGAAATGCTTGAGCTGTTTCATTACCCCCCTTCCATTCCCCAGATCTAATTCTCAATTCTCCGCAGTTTTTTCACGTGAATTCTTAGGGATTTCAGTTCTGGGAATTTGACGTTTCATCAAGTAATGTCCCTTAgcttatatttttcttccaaattcctttctgcttgaaaaacATGTCGATTTTGTGCGAAGAATTGAtcactcccaggagtgaaaTACTTACAAGGATGGACAGAATGCCCGAAGCTCATTTTCTATAGTCGAATAAAACCAGCTGCATCCACTGGCCAAGCTctatcaaaatataaacaagacGCCTTGTATCTGTGAATCGATCGAGCCCTTAATCTGGGAGAATACGACCTATTTTCACCATCCTTTTTGCGATATCTTATTCATAGCCGGTTCTGTAGGTAAATCTTAAACATCAGTGACTAAGGTCATTAAGAAAATTTCATTGACACTGTGCTGGGATAAAACAGCATCAACGACAGTATCTGatcggtttttcttttgttttctttttaaagggGGCCGAAATCTGCCTAAGGGGCGTATGAGGGGGAGTAAGTATAGGGATTGGAGCTACCAACCGTATTTGTATTGAAAACTGATGAGGTTGTGAAGGAAGAAAACGAAGGATGGAAGTCACCAGGATGTCATTCAATTTCAAGATGAGGCGGATAAAATCGCCTCCTTTAATCTTAAATAGCCAAATCCAAAGAAGTATTTCGTGCTCccaaactttatttttcaacagTACTACCAAGCGATTTCTTAAGGAGTAAGTTATCTAAGTTCCTAAAGAGACTGTAAGCTGTGTCGGTGGAGGATATTATAAGATAGTCAGTAGTCAAATATGGAAAGCGCCCTAAAGTCTGAAGAATAACGAAAATCGTTTAAACTGAAAGAGATTCATAACTGCTCGTTTTGTGTTGTAAGCGGCAGTAGGACTCCCCAGGGATTAAATTGTCAAATCCATTGATCTCAGTTTCCTGTCTTTTCTCTTTACGAATAGCAACGTGACGTGACAAAGAGTAGTGAGACAAACGATAAAATGTTCACGTTTTCTATAACATTCGGGCCATACAGACTATCATATTTTGCGTATTTGATACGCAATATTGTTTTCAAACTGCTTATCACTATCATAAAATTCTCTCGAcctcattttttaaaaaccttttccGTCGCTATCCAGCCGTTACAATCTACTCAGTAGTTTTGTCCAGAAGTTACATAACAGGGGATTCCTCCTTATGttccattttttcttcttttcatcagAAACCTGTCAGTATTTTTTATACATAAGATTTAGTCTCAGGTCGTCGAGACAAGGAAAGCGTCTCAAAGCATGAATCTGACGAAGAATAAGCTTTCCGTCCTATTTAGACAGAGATTAAAATGGAGGCAAGATATGATGACGGTATTCAGTGCCTCGGGaatcctttatttatttattaattccgtttttcttcattaattaGTTCACCTTGAGAAAGAGGCTTGAGGTTGGAAATGGCCATCTTACAACAAATCATTTGTTGAGTCACCAAGTTTGATTCGTCTCTCTCGCCTATTCAAGGGCACCTTCAGTAGAAACTATTTATTTAGCCGAAATTGTGGCTGCACTGCTCACAAGGAGTGAGAAACCCACAGAAATGTTGTGCTACAGACTAATCATCAGTTCATTCGCTACATTAGTCAATGCTATAACTTCTGCAAAACACGACATCTcttgtattttccttttcaaaacttGTCAGTATAACTCGATTCTGTCCTCAATCTCCTTCAAAGCCGTTTCGTGACATCTGCAGTCGACTTCACAAGTTTTCATCCATTATTTAAGCTGAATACCCGCACAAATTAATGGAAGGTAAAACATTGtcgaaattttaataaaacccGTCTTGCTACAATCttgagatgaaaaatattaaagcCACCTGTCATTCTTACGAGACATAAAGTGCCTTCTATCTTCTCCCATTTCAATAATTAACTCACGATAATGCGAAACcaattttctgcttttttctGCTCAGAAAGTAACAAAGTTACGCTTGTTATGCGATTAACAAGAAATTAACCGTGGCCAGATCTTTCAGTAGTGTTTTCACAATCATGATTTACAGTCACCGTTTTATCGCTGTTACCATCatatttacaatatcaaaattttATAATAATCATATTCAGTTGTATATAAACTTTGATCTACAATTAATAAAAATCACCCAAGTGATTTTTATCTATAATCCAACTCTCTCAATGAGTGTGCAACCGTCGGTTCGATATGGAACTTATTTTATCCGCTAAGCAAAACATGTCATCTGACTTAATTGCATCTGATTGGAATTTCTTTCGCGAGATTTATTCTTCACTTTGTGCACTGTCGTGTATACATATCTTGGAATCATCGGCAAAGGTTGTTGAATTGATGATAACAGAAAATTACTTACGATAGAAAGAGAATAACACCGATTTATTTTGGTGTTGTCGCTAATCAAATCCCTTAAAATCAGTCATGAACTTCAGCCAGGAATGAACCTCTCAATGCAAATGAATCATGAAAGAGCAAGGGAAAGCTCACAACAAGGGCTAACCCTTTCACTATCAAGATCTCCTTCAATTCTCCTTTACCACTATCATGTATTTCTTATAATGTTCGTTGtgagaatttgttgtttggTCAGACAACCTCTGCCGGTGATCGATTTCGCTCTGTTCCGTTCCCTGGCTGCTTGTAACTGTGTTGGTACCGTATGGAAAAATTATGTATCGGTCACTTTTAGAGATGAGGAGGGAAATAAAAGAAGGTTTACTTGGTCAACTGCGTTCACATCCTCTTTTTGTAATTATGAGGCTCGATATGAAGAGAAATTATGTCCCcggtttttttctccttttcataTCTAACAGTGTCGGAGCATCAGTATGTCACCCCGCAGGTAAGTAACAAGAGCTCGCCAGATCTGAAAACGTACTATTCTCTGCAGTACAGGGTCTCATGAGCAATAACCTTTTTAAAACTGGTTCATGGAGAAACTTGAAATTCTCTCTATATCCAAGGGTCTTCAAGTTTATCCGTGTACAGCGGTGTCAACATACCACAGAAAAtctttttaactgtttttatttcgaaTTATTATCTTATAACATTGCGAAGAAGTTGAAAGAGAGATGCAGAGGATTTTTCTGGAATTGTTTCAGGTATTATTGAAGATGATTTCCAAAACCTTTCCATCCAAGTTTGCTTTTGTTTACAGTTCTCTATATGGAATTGTATACTAAATCTTCCCTCGCGGAATTTAATACGCAATAACAGCCGTAGAGCGTCGGCAACCATGACGTTATTGGAAAATAAACTTATCCACGCAAgattgtcatttattttttctgctgTCATGTACTTATCTACTTAGACTGTTTTGTCCCCTGCCAGCTAGTCTCAATCGATCATGATAATAGGAAAGAAATTAGACATCGcaatgaaattcatttccagcttatttttgttgtcatttcaTGTTATAATATGTTAGTCGCAAAAAAGATTAAGCAGAAGAGGAATGAAGAAAACATGACATCACAGTGCACTTCATCACTGCACTTCAGGTTTTTTCAGACGCAAACCGTCTTAAAATGATACCATCTCCTGGGATATCGCAGCGATAAAATACCACAACAGGCATTGCAGATGAATTCACCTGCTGTTTATCTTGACAGCGTAAGCAATAAAAAGTATGCTCCCGTTCTATTTATCGCAAAACACAGCAAGCACTCTGTAAACTTTATCAACCATTGTGTTATATACAGAGGCACAGTTATTAGCTTGATCATAATTAACTACCTCACTACATGACAAGGTACCCCAGTGGCAAAATAGATTTAAGACCTCCAAGTCATGTTAACCAAAATTTATGCCGTGACAATGCAAAACCGTGGGCCTTGAAAGGCAGTAATGATTGAAAAACGCAAACAAGCTCATCCGCAAGTGGATGAGTACCGAATACGGTACTGAAGGTTTTATACATTGTACCAGAGAAAATTTCAGAGCTGATCGCAAAATCCGGGAAAGACTGGTCGACTGGGAGAGATTCTGTGGGAAAATGACTCGTTCTGTTGTAGTGTGTTGTTAAGTTCAGGAGCGAACTGTTCTCAATTGTCATCAGAaggtatgtatgtatgtatacaGGTTATTCACTTTGATTTAGcggcttaaaaatgttttgttatgcTATGTTTCCTAGCTAGGTTTTCCGGAGTTGCGGTATCACATGCATTTTGTCGAACTGATTCGAAACTTCAAGACTGCTAAGATTCAATTTATGATAGTCGTTACCAGTTTCATTTCTGAAAGTGGAAGAATAGAGTTTTGTAAAAATCACCAGTtgggaattttgaaatattgCTGAAAAAAACCTTATAAACAATCTAACAACTGAGACCTCCTAACATTTTTAAAGGACTCAGTCGAGAATATATAGATGAAAAGAGTTTTCCTAAATTTGGGTTAAACGTACTTAGATTTCGTCTGAATAAAATCGAATTGTTTGTTATGGCGTTATCATGCAGTTCTGTGAACTTAACTCAGTGAAATTCTGTGCTGGTCCGAGAGAATGAAGGATAAGATACTTCCGGCGAAGACGCTtttgaagacaaatttaaacatttgaaaagatACATCCACTGACACAATTTTTGCTTGAGAAGGAGATTTTTAAGTCAGTGCCATGTTTGAGTGCGATCCACTTCATGCCTTTCTTGTTTTAACCTTGAATGAACATAGTGATTCTTGAGTGTGtattccttttttgtttgtttttttcttcaatttccgGCCTCTCTTTTGCTTAGCCTGCGAAAAAGGATTCATTTAGTATACAAGGCTGAAAAACTGATAGGCGAATACGAAAATAGATCGGTGAGGACTCGGCGAGTCGAGCATTCTTCCCCAGATCGCTCTCGGTTGACCAACCCGCCAGTTCTCACATATTTTCACTCTCTTTTCACATGGCTCGGGACAAGCAGAATGATTGGCGCGCTGGTCTTGGTTCGAGCCTTGGCTTGGATCAATGTAGCAGTGTTCTCGTAAAGGGGGGGAGAAGAAAGTTTTCTCTGAGAGTACCGTTCTCTATCCAGCAGAATAGTGAGAGAACATCTAAAGAAACTATCACAATACCTTGGGAAGAGGGCCCGTCATCTGTTACCATCCCATTCCGGGGGATTCGCTATAGAAATACTTATAAAAGCTCTCTGATACAGACACCGGAAAATTCTCCAAGACATAGTTACAGGATCTGAGGGGGATTTTACTTTCGTCATAGGCAGAAGTCAGAAATCAAAAGCAGTCAGTGATCAGTGCTATTTGCCAGCATATACGTAGGCACACTGAGGAAGCGCTGCATTCAACCAAAGAGCGAACGTAGTTAGCTTTTGAAAACCTTACAATTCCgtaaccaaaacaaaaccgGATCTTTTTAATTATATCCCATTGCAAGGTCGCTTTGTTCAAAGGTCGAAAGCAAAGACACAAAAGAATGTAATTTAAACTAATGCGTTTCGCCTGAATTCCGtaaaaatgaacttacaaaCAATTGCGTGAATTAGGTTCATGAATATTTTAGGTGAATGTCTGCCTTCACCTGCCGTTACAAATTTAGATGTGGAACGTAGTTTTTATGGGGGAAgacctttgaatgtatttgATTAGTTCCGTCTTGAAGTGAGACCAAATCGGGGTAAAAACAGGATATTTTGaacttgaggaaaaaaattaagtaaacgTCATCCAACTGCTCCAAATGTGTGCAGCGATGTGAGTTGTTGACAGCCCTACAAGGTGAACTCAGTGGAGACATACTGCGATACAATTTCtgattcacaaaaaaaattcaaagtgaagTGTTAGACTGGAATTGAATAGGAATAGTGCTTTTGAGGGCTTTAAGATTAATTCTGAAAATATTTCTCGTCAGaagtattttgaaaaatattcaactgAAACCATGAAATCATAAACTTGAACATAAGAATAACTCTATGATATTCGGGTTCGTGGGAAAGTCATCAATCAATATATCAAAACATTGTTTATATATTCATGCGGTAAACTCTCTCaattgtcataaaaaaaaacttcatacGCCAATCCTCTTGGGTCGTGAAAGTAATGACAAggattgtaattaaaattgaTATGTGTTTGGCTTCGATAACCAATATTTGGCACCCACCAATTTAGCTCTCACTGTCTAATGATATATGTCTCAGGAATTAACCAAAGCACgttatgaaattttaattgaaggCATTTAGAGGCGACTGAAATGAATCTGCTATCTTTACACAGTGGTCgcatatgaaagaaaatatgttgCGGATTATTGAATCAAATTTGACGGCTACCGGTTGGTAAATTCATTAGATTGTTGTTTAAAATCAGAACATTCCCGTTAGGTAATTTCAAGCCATAACATTACGATATAATATGTTCCTCGTGAACTATTGAATGTTTATCAGTTATCTATCCCCAACAactctgttttgttcttacGGATCACTGAGCTCAACAAAAAATACACATTTAAAGCACGCTTTGGTAAGTAAAAATCTTGATGTAGCTAATCACACCAGTTTGGAAATGTTTGCCTTATTtcaattaacattaaaattaaaactttgtttattCCAAACCAGATTGCTTGTTACGCGAATAAAGTCGAATATGGGTCAAAAGTGTCATTTGGTTTAGAGAACCTCTTCCGAAGACGTTTTGCGCAGGATGTGtgattttttatgaaattatggTTGTTACTGCCGGCGACAGAAATGTATTAGGGAAGCCGTTTAAAGCGAGAGGTATTTAAATTCTTTTGTATTCTGCCCACCATACGTGTGATGACAGTTGTATTCAAAGTTACATGCCAAAACTGAAGGAAACAACCATGGGAAAACAGCCTTTGAGAAATAATTTCGCCGGCGAGGACAAGTTAAGAGTTTCAAACAAGTCATTTTAGAAGGATAATGTTTTACCAAACGAGAATCTTGTATAGCAAGTGTTTGTAACGGCGGAGCGATGTGGCACGAATTCGCTAAAAGTGTCATTTTGTGGCCAGTTTTCTACTTGTGTTTGAAAGTGATCCAAACATTACTCGTGAAATTTTTTGTACTAAGGTATTGATATCAAGTTCTCACACAGCTTGAAGTCTGATGGTAGCTTGTCAATTATTCTTGAATTcagcaattttttccaaatacaCATTGCTTTAAAATATGCTGGTGATGACGTAACTTCTGAAGAACAGTGTTCAAATTTTTGCTGATTAGACTCTGTAAATATTACCTACCGTGCGTGGACCGTGTGTGTCAGTGGGTACGAgagaatgtgaaaaaaaaaattagttttcgcTGCAGAAAGTAAAGCGTCATAGGTTTCTGTCCTACCTTTGCTCGCTCGAATAAAAACAGAATTTATACTAGGAAATCTTACGAGAATTGTAAgagattttattgaaaacaacCACTGTCAAAAGATATCTAAGAATCCACAGAATCCACACATGTACATTCCAAATTTTATTGCTGGGATCAATGATTTTCATAGAAGCGTACCTCAAGATAgttctaataatttttaattcacGGTCGTAATTCCTCACTTAAAGAAATCGCAACTGGAGTTTACATAGGTACTGCCTCTTAAGAAAGCGAAATGTTTCATGCAAAGAATAATCGACTCAGTAACAAGTTatgatttatgattttaaagttatttattcCTACAGCTGTATAGCAATGCGTCAATGATCAGTCagataaaagtttgtttaaatgaGTTTAGGAAAGTACTTTCCTTTCCCAACAGATCATCAAACTATACTTTTATGATTTTTCTCTACACAGATTAGAAGAAAATTTAGACCTTGATCTTATTATGACCGCAATGGGTGGTCGTTGTTTCCGACTCATCGTCGCCTGTTTCCTGTCGTTGTTATCATCAGGTAAGAAAATCTTGATAAGAATTCGTTTCTGTAACCTTAATTTCTATTTGCGCAGCAAATAACGTTTAAAAACAATCTCTGAGGCAATGACAGGTGATCTGTTAGCAAATTTCGTTAGAATATATATGCTGGTATTTCTCAGTTTTAGACCTGAGGTTCCAGATAACTGTTCAGCTATATGACTCGATATATCAACaatcaaaagaattaaaaaaatttgtttttttctttttaattcgtCATTCTAAGGCCATATGTTTTATGTTACAGcatttttgcaaattaattCAAGGCTGTTGCGTCAGCGCATTACTCTTGAGAATATTGAATAGTTACAAATTTTCAAGATATGTATAAGAGATTATCTATAATCTCTTGATatgtgtaatttaaaaaatttttttttcatttcagtgcGAACGGCAAATCCATCTGCCGAACAAGTATTGATTACGactcttttaaaaaattacgaTCGAAATGCTCGGCCAGTGCTCGACAGACGAAGACCCACAAACGTCACGTTCGGACTTGAGGTTGTTCAGTTAGTGAACGTGGTAAGACTTATGTCGATGTAAAGACAGCGGTCAAATGTCGAGCATGCGCAAGAGGATTAAATTTTGGCCGACGCGCTTCAATTTCTCACCAAAACTTTCAAGGGAAAACATGTCAAAAAAGTTCAAACGTTTACAGATATCGGTTGAAGGAAACGGAAGTAGGGAAAGGGAAACcctaaaaattttctttgagagTTCTCGAACCGACATAACTTATTTGATTGCGGATACTCTGCTGTTGAACATTCTGTCCTAGGCTTTATCTAAAGGTTTTTACGCTCTTTAAAAGACTCGAACTGACACGCTTGTTATGACTCCGGAGAACCTGAGTGTACACCGCGTTGTCATAACAGCGTTCACGCATGCGCACGCGTTTGGCCATTGTGTTGCATGATGACGGATAAAGATTCCGTCTTTCTCTGTTTTCGTCTGCCCTTCCCAAGATGATCACATTAACGATGgaacaagtttctttttttatgctcAGGATGATCGTAATCAGATGTTAACAACGAATGTGTGGGTTAGACAAGTAAGttcatttattaacatttttttaaaaatagaaatagcTTTTATCATCCGGCAGAAGACAAAAcagttgttttcaaattttctactTGAATCTACTTAATAAGTTTATCTTACCAAAGCACCAACTTCTTTCAAAGACTAATCCCTGAGAGCTGGTTTACTAACCTAGAGCAGACTCGCCTCAACAAAAGTCAGCCATTGTCTGCACCATGCAAACGACTTATTCACTGCATTAACATCCTAAACGGATAGAACAGAACGATGTAAGTTAACCCAGGAAATAACTCTAATGATGACTTCTCCTCAAGTTGTCgaaaacgtcagtcaccacaACCTACAACGTTCCTTCTAAGGACTACATTCGCCCAGATGATCAAACCACACTATCACATTTAATTTTACAGCTGTTAACATTACTGTAAAACTGACCAGTCAGTTGTCATTTTAGAGATGGAGAAATGAGCTGCTGACCTGGAAATCAGCAAACTACAGTGGAGTAAAAACAATACGAATAGATCCGAGAATGGTGTGGATACCAGACATTGTGCTCTACAacaggtattttttttcaaaaagtatttaaaaattatacattaattaaaaaaactttaaaaaataacaaatacaaaCATGCTGATTTATTATATATGTTTCAATCGGTCGAAAACTTATCGTTAATCCACGTCTCAAGTTCTCCCTATATCCCGCGGGGGTAACTACGCCGCAAAACTTATAGGAAGTGTGAATTATTGCTTGAAAATCAGGCACACCCCCTCTATTGctcaataaatttgttttatacAATTCCAGTGTGCTTTGATTTTTCGGGCGGCTTTACTCTATCAATCGAAGTGAATATCTTAGCTGCGCATGGGTGGTTTATGGTTGCTTGTTTCTGGGACGAAATTTTACTCGTTGTAGGATCACTGAGacatgaaaaaactttgaacttcatacaaaaatattttgattttccttccCAGTGCGGACAGTCTTTTCAGCGGTGGCCTTGAAAAATACAAGACACGTGTTATTCTGGTGCAGGATGGTCGCCACGCCTGGTACAGTCCAGCTTCTTTCCGAAGCACGTGTACCATCGACGTGACATATTTCCCGTTCGACGAGCAAACATGCACCATGAAGTTTGGCTCTTGGACATTTGTGGTTACAGATCTAGACATAGAGGCGGAAGACACACCCACTTTCTCGGACAAGTACGTAAAGAGCGCTGAATGGGACCTGATCAGAGCTTCTAAGAAGCGAAACGTTCAATTTTACGAGTGTTGTAGCATTCCTCTTGCTGATGTAACCATCGAGATGGTCATTCGACGTAAGCCTCTCTTCTATGTTTTCAATCTAATCACACCGTGTATGATAATGCTGACCATGATCCTCCTGGGGTTCTTCCTTCCACCTGAATCAGGAGAAAGAATCACGCTAAGCATCACGGTCCTATTGGCCATGGCTGTATTCTTGCAGCTTGTGGCGGAAACTCTACCGCGAAACTCAGAAACTATCCCATTACTCGGCAAATTCTATATAACCATAATGGCGGAGATATCCATGTCTCTGATGTGCACTTGTTGGGTGCTGAACATTCATCACAGAAATTCCGGTCGTTCTATCGTCAAAACACCTCAGTG from Pocillopora verrucosa isolate sample1 chromosome 8, ASM3666991v2, whole genome shotgun sequence includes these protein-coding regions:
- the LOC131791050 gene encoding neuronal acetylcholine receptor subunit alpha-10, whose amino-acid sequence is MTAMGGRCFRLIVACFLSLLSSVRTANPSAEQVLITTLLKNYDRNARPVLDRRRPTNVTFGLEVVQLVNVDDRNQMLTTNVWVRQRWRNELLTWKSANYSGVKTIRIDPRMVWIPDIVLYNSADSLFSGGLEKYKTRVILVQDGRHAWYSPASFRSTCTIDVTYFPFDEQTCTMKFGSWTFVVTDLDIEAEDTPTFSDKYVKSAEWDLIRASKKRNVQFYECCSIPLADVTIEMVIRRKPLFYVFNLITPCMIMLTMILLGFFLPPESGERITLSITVLLAMAVFLQLVAETLPRNSETIPLLGKFYITIMAEISMSLMCTCWVLNIHHRNSGRSIVKTPQWVEVFVLGWMAKILCVRKPGVEVEKISINNKHENRNDDDVIQVRVSPQDLKGKMSLNGEAHTLLSMSHVTPVCRSIGQIQKRFSQHNGDAKNSEEKENVSGDNLSRNLAVLTEHVKFSRDIEDNQKKWKHVAMVMDRFFFWFFILTVLTSTLVIFKERIRQGRDSS